One window from the genome of Garra rufa chromosome 1, GarRuf1.0, whole genome shotgun sequence encodes:
- the pvalb6 gene encoding parvalbumin 6: MAMNSILNPDDIKKALDAFKAVDSFDHKKFFEMIGLKAKSADDVKKAFHVLDADNSGYIEEEELKFVLKQFGQDGRDLTDKETKAFLQAADKDGDGKIGAEEFAALVRE; the protein is encoded by the exons ATGGCAATGAACAGCATCCTCAACCCTGATGACATTAAGAAAGCCCTGGACGCATTTAAAG CCGTTGACTCATTCGACCACAAGAAGTTTTTTGAAATGATCGGACTGAAGGCGAAGTCGGCTGATGATGTGAAGAAGGCTTTCCACGTCCTGGATGCAGACAACAGCGGCTATATTGAAGAAGAGGAACTTAA GTTTGTTTTGAAGCAGTTCGGTCAAGACGGGAGAGACCTGACCGATAAGGAGACCAAAGCATTCCTGCAGGCTGCGGACAAAGATGGAGATGGAAAGATAGGAGCAGAAG AGTTTGCTGCTCTGGTTCGTGAATAA